A region of the Candidatus Cloacimonadota bacterium genome:
AATCTATTTTATATTCAATTTCTATTATTTTTTTATAAAGGATATAATGTTTGGCAGATGCCACGCTCTTCTTGTTTCTCTTCTTGCTTGACTCTGGAGCTGTGTGTTACGCCCATTCTCTGAAATCAGTTGCGCGAGAAGAATTGATTCTGTAGCCTGTTGCAATTATTGCTTCTAAACTATAATGTTTTGTTTTATATTTTTTGCCGTCGGAAGCAGTTATTAGGAAATTCCTAACAACTGAATTCTCTTCTAGTTCTTTAGTTTTAAAAATATTTTTTAGGTGTTCATTAATTGTTGGAATTTGAACTTCAAATAGTTTCGCAATAATTTTTTGAGTCAGCCAAACATTTTCATCTTCAACTCTTACTTCAATTCCATCACTCCCAGTTTGCGAAGTAAATATCAAAAATTCAGCGGTACTATTTCGTATTAATTTGTTATTTTTTTCCATAATTTAATCTCTCTAATTTTTTTATAGACAATTATTCTCCAATTAAAAGGAATCTTGTATCGGACAAGTAGATTAATTTAAACTTCGATTGCGCCGAATGGTTGTTACGCCCAGCTTCTTTTGTACTGTATGAATTACTCATAAATTGAAATATAAACAAATTAACTTTTCATCAAACCATACAAAGTTAGGCATAACACAAGTATCCTTACTCAATTATTTATTGCCGCTTAATTCTCCAAGTTATAAACCGCTATTTTCCTGTCAACATTTGCCCAACTGGGCAGGTAAAAAATCATTTCATCCGTCATTTTCACTTCCTTCTCTATTAAAACCGAACGCCTAATCGTTTATCCTTGCCCTTTTCCATTTTCCTTTTCTGTAAGTATTTATCACTAATAGTGTGATAATGATATTGCTAATCACCATTGACCACCATAAGGCATTGTAGGGATGACTTGCGAGCGGTTGTGCAATATATTTTAAAATTTTTTGCAAACTGTCTTTTTGAAATAAAGAGCTTTCCAATAACTTTCCGGACAGAAGATAAACCAAAGGTAATCGCAAAATCCACAAGCGGATTAAGCTGAAAA
Encoded here:
- the rhuM gene encoding RhuM family protein, whose protein sequence is MEKNNKLIRNSTAEFLIFTSQTGSDGIEVRVEDENVWLTQKIIAKLFEVQIPTINEHLKNIFKTKELEENSVVRNFLITASDGKKYKTKHYSLEAIIATGYRINSSRATDFREWA